One genomic region from Ovis canadensis isolate MfBH-ARS-UI-01 breed Bighorn chromosome 6, ARS-UI_OviCan_v2, whole genome shotgun sequence encodes:
- the FGF5 gene encoding fibroblast growth factor 5 isoform X2, which translates to MSLSFLLLLFLSHLILSAWAQGEKRLAPKGQPGPAATERNPGGASSRRSSSSTVSSSSSPASSSSAASRGGPGSGLEQSSFQWSPSGRRTGSLYCRVGIGFHLQIYPDGKVNGSHEANMLSQIYR; encoded by the coding sequence ATGAGCttgtccttcctcctcctcctcttccttagcCACCTGATCCTCAGCGCCTGGGCTCAAGGGGAGAAGCGCCTCGCACCCAAAGGGCAGCCCGGACCGGCTGCCACCGAGAGGAACCCGGGAGGCGCCAGCAGCCGCCGGAGCAGCAGTAGCACCgtgtcttcctcttcttcccctgcctcctcctcctccgcggCTTCTCGGGGCGGCCCAGGAAGCGGCTTGGAGCAGAGCAGCTTCCAGTGGAGCCCCTCGGGGCGCCGGACCGGCAGCCTCTACTGCAGAGTGGGCATCGGTTTCCATCTGCAGATCTACCCGGATGGCAAAGTCAATGGCTCCCACGAAGCCAATATGTTAA